The stretch of DNA ATGACACCGATCAATCAGCTCGCGTCGTTCTCGGTACCGGAGCCGCGGATGGCCGTGGTGACCCCGTTCGACAAGAGCGCGTTGCGCAACATCGAGCAGGCGATCCGTGACTCGGACCTCGGCGTCAACCCGAGCAACGACGGCAATATCATCCGGGTGGTCTTCCCCGAACTGACCGAGGAACGCCGCAGGGAGTTCATCAAGGTCGCCAAGACCAAGGGCGAGGACGCGAAGATCTCGATTCGCGCGATCCGCCGCAAGGCCAAGGAGACCATCGACAAGCTGATCAAGGACGGCGAGGTCGGCGAGGACGAGGGGCGGCGTGCGGAGAAGGAGCTCGACGACACCACGGCGAAGTACGTCGCCCAGGTGGACGAGCTCCTCAAGCACAAGGAATCCGAGCTGCTAGAGGTCTGATGAACGACTCTTCCTGGGGGGCGCTGCCGGACGCCGGGTATGGCGGACCACGGCTCACGCCCGAGCAGGGGCCTGTCCAGGGGGTTGCCTCGGCGGGTCCCACGTACGATGCGCATGACGTCCAACAGACTCGGCCCATGCCCATCGTGCCTGACGTACCCGCAAACAGCGGAGACCAGGATGACGACCGGGGGACCGCTCGGCTGAGCGGTCCCCTGTTCCGCGACGAGACGCCGCAGGAGCCCATGGCCAGCGCCCCGGAGCCCGTACCTGAGCCTCAGCCCACACCGCAGAAGAAGTCCGCGGGCAGGGACCTGGGCGCGGCCATAGGGGTCGGCCTCGGCCTCGGCGCAGTGGTCATCGCTTCACTCTTCGTTGTGAAGGCCGTGTTCCTCGGCGTCATAGCTGTGGCCGTCGTTGTCGGACTGTGGGAGCTCACGTCGCGACTGCAGGAGCGCAAGGGGATCAAGGCTCCGCTCGTTCCGCTCGCCGTGGGCGGCGCCGCCATGGTGGTCGCCGGTTACGCACGGGGCCCCGAGGGGGCTTGGGTGGCCATGGCACTCACGGCGCTCGCGGTGCTCGTGTGGCGGATGACAGAACGTCCTGAGGGATATCTGAAGGACGTCACCGCGGGGGTGTTCGCGGCGTTCTACGTGCCGTTCCTCGCGACGTTCGTCGCCCTCATGCTGACCGCGCCCGACGGTTCGCGTCGCGTTCTCACCTTCCTGATCCTCACCGTGGTCAGCGACACAGGCGCCTATGCCGTCGGGTGGCGTTTCGGCAAGCACAAGCTTGCGCCCCGCATCAGCCCGGGCAAGACCCGTGAGGGCTTGCTGGGGGCCGCGACCTTCGCGATGGTGGCCGGCGCGCTCTGCATGCAGTTCATGATCGACGACGGGAAGTGGTGGCAGGGGCTGCTCCTCGGTCTCGCGGTCGCGGCCACAGCCACCCTTGGTGACCTGGGCGAGTCCATGATCAAACGGGACCTAGGAATCAAGGACATGGGGACGCTGTTGCCCGGCCACGGCGGGATCATGGACAGGCTCGACTCGCTGCTGCCCACGGCGCCCGTTGCCTGGCTGCTGATGGTGATCTTTGTGGGGTCGGCGTAGGCACTGTCCGACGCTCCTGACCTGCCATTTCGGTAAAGGGAGCTCGTTGCCCGCTGGGCGGCGGGCTCCCTCTCTCACGTCTGCGACACTGGAAGAACCATGCCTGAACCCGGAGAACTGACCTTCGTCGCGCCCCGCGGAGCCAAGAAGCCACCGCGGCACCTCGCCGACCTCACGCCCGCCGAGCGCAAAGAAGCTGTGGCCGCCACCGGCGAGAAGCCGTTCCGCGCCAAGCAACTGTCGCAGCACTACTTCGCGCGGTACTCCCACCAGCCCGAGCAGTGGACCGACATCCCCGCCGCCGCCCGCGAGAAGCTTCAGGAGGCGCTGCTGCCGGACCTGATGTCGGTGGTGCGGCACATCTCGTGCGACGACGACACGACGCGCAAGACGCTCTGGAAACTGTTCGACGGGACGCTCGTCGAGTCCGTGCTGATGCGTTACCCGGACCGGGTCACGATGTGCATCTCCTCGCAGGCCGGCTGTGGGATGAACTGCCCGTTCTGCGCCACGGGCCAGGCCGGACTCGACCGCAACCTGTCCACCGCCGAGATCGTGCACCAGATCGTCGACGGCATGCGGGCCCTGCGGGACGGTGAGATTCCGGGCGGCCCCGCCAGGCTGTCCAACATCGTTTTCATGGGCATGGGTGAGCCGCTGGCCAACTACAACCGGGTGACGGGGGCTATCCGGAGACTCACCGACCCCGAACCCGACGGTGTCGGTCTCTCCCAGCGCGGCATCACCGTATCGACGGTCGGGCTCGTTCCCGCGATGCTTCGGCTGGCGGACGAGGGCTTCAAATGCCGTCTCGCCGTCTCCCTGCACGCTCCGGACGACGAACTGCGCGACACCCTCGTCCCCGTCAACACGCGGTGGAGGGTGCGCGAGGTGCTGGACGCCGCCTGGGAGTACGTGGAGAAGTCCGGGCGCCGTCTCTCCATCGAGTACGCGTTGATCCGCGACATCAACGATCAGGCCTGGCGGGGTGACCGGCTCGGAAGGCTGCTGAAGAACAAGCGGGTGCACGTCAACCTGATCCCGCTCAACCCGACTCCGGGATCGAAGTGGACCGCGTCCAGGCCCGAGGACGAGCGCGCCTTTGTGGACGCCATCGCCGCTCACGGGGTTCCCGTCACGGTTCGCGACACCCGCGGACAGGAAATCGACGGGGCCTGTGGGCAGCTCGCGGCTGCCGAGCGCTGACGGTCCGGTGAGGGCGTCGTGGCGCGTAGGGCTGAGGATGTATCGCGCTGAGGGCATGGACCATTTGGGCTGGACGGCCAGGCGTGGAGGTTGTCGGCTCGGGGTGGTGCTCGGACGTTGGACGGCGGCGTGCGTGTTGTGCGCGCCGTGCGGCGCGCCGTGCGGCGCGCTGTGGCCGGGCCCGGGGCGCCGTGCGGCGCGGGCAGGACAAGGCTCGCGCCTGGCGGCGGGTCGATGTGGGTGGGCGGGGCGGGCTCGCGCCGTGCGGCGCGGCGATATGCGGTCCAATGTTGCACTGTTCCCCCCTGTCCTCCTCCGCCTCCTGGGGGTCACGGCCGAAGCGCGTCTGGTCGTTGCCGCGCCGCGCGGCGCGGCAACGACGCGAGTTGGCGATGCCGCGTTTGCCGCGTCGGCGGATCCGCGTAGGGAGTGCCAAGGTAGTCTGGAGTGGCGTGGGTACTCGTACATTTGCTCGTACGATCACGCGTACATCTTCATATTCCGACAGGGGAGCGCCACAGCGCTGAGAGTGCGACACCATGTTCCGGCTCAACGGGACGTGCTGGTCGCAGACCCTCTGAACCTCGCCCGGGTCATTCCGGGTAGGAAGTTCGGTCGTTACTCATGCTGTTGCGCCCTGTGCTCCTGCTGTATGCCGGTGCGCGGGGCCGCGTCTTCTCCTGGTTGCTCCAGGAGGAAATTAGTGGGCACCAACAACCAAATCACCGCCACAGCGCTGATCACCGGGATCGGCCTGATCGGTCTCGTGGCTTGCGGAACCGACTCCGGGACGGGGGAAAACTCGGATGGCGGATCTAAAAAGACCGTCACTCTGGTCACGCATGACTCCTTCGCGGCGTCCAAGAGTGTCCTCAATTCATTTGAGAAGCAGACCGGATACAAAGTCAGAGTCCTGAAGAACGGCGATGCGGGCCAAGCGGTGAATCAGGCTGTGTTGTCAAAGGGAAATCCGCAGGGCGACGTATTCTTCGGAGTGGACAACACGCTCCTCTCGCGCGCCCTGGACAACGGAATCTTCGCGCCTTATCGGGCGAAGGGATTGTCTGACGTGCGCGACGACGTTCAGTTGGACAAGGGGAAAAACCGAGTCACTCCGGTTGACACGGGTGACATCTGTGTCAACTACGACAAGAAGTACTTCGCGGACAAGAAGCTTGCACCGCCGGCCTCACTGGCGGACCTGGCGAAGCCCCAGTACAAGAACCTGCTCGTCACTGAGAACGCCGCGACGTCGTCGCCCGGCCTCGGATTTCTGCTGGCCAGCACGGCTCAGTACGGCGACAGCGGCTGGCAGGGTTACTGGCGGAAGCTGAAGGACAACGGCGTCAAAGTCGTCGACGGCTGGGAGCAGGCCTACAACGAGGAGTTCTCGGGCTCTGCGGGCGGAAAAAAAGCTGGCGGTGACCGCCCGTTGGTCGTCTCGTACGCATCCAGCCCGCCCGTCGAGGTCCTGTACGCCGATCCAAAGCCCAAACAGGCCCCGACGGGTGTCGCTTCCGGTACCTGCTTCCGGCAGATCGAATTCGCGGGTCTCCTGGATGGAGCGGCCAATGAGAAGGGTGGCAAGGCGCTCATCGACTTCCTTGTGGGCAAAGAATTTCAGCAGGACATGCCGCTCAAGATGTTCGTCAATCCGGTGACCGAGGGCGTGCAGGTACCCGAGTTGTACCGAAAGTACGACGGCACGGCCAAGAATCCGAAGACGGTGCCGCCCAAGAAGATCGCAGACAACCGTGAGGCGTGGGTCAAATCATGGACCTCGCTCGTAGTGAAGTAGACCCGGAGGCGGTCCGCTCGGGACACGGCGCGCAGACCCCGCACACGGCCGGACTCAGACGTACGCCGCCAGGCAAGGACAGCCCCGAGGAAGGGGGGCCGCGCCCCGACGGGCCCGCGCGATTCCGCAGACGCGCCGCACGGCGCGGCGCGACGGTGCGGCTCGGACTGATGGTGGTGCCACTGGTGTTCTTCGCGATGTTCTTCGCCTACCCGGTGGCTGCGATCGTCGGGCGCGGGCTCAGGCCCGGGGCGGGGTGGCAGTTCGGCAGGATCCGTGACGTCCTCGGGCAGCCGGACATCCTGGATGTCCTGTGGTTCACCACGTGGCAGGCGCTCGCCTCAACGGCGCTCACCTTGCTCGTCGCGCTGCCTGGCGCCTACGTCTTCGCACGCTTCGACTTTCCGGGCAAGCAAGTGCTGCGTGCCCTCGTGACTGTTCCGTTCGTGCTCCCGACCGTCGTCGTCGGAACGGCCTTTCTGTCACTCCTCGGCAGAGGGGGGCTCTTGGACGAATTGTGGGGCGTGCGCCTGGACACAACGGTGTGGGCCATTCTGCTGGCCCACGTCTTCTTCAACTACGCCGTGGTCGTGCGCACCGTAGGAGGCCTGTGGAGTCAACTCGATCCGCGACAAGAAGAAGCGGCACGAATGCTGGGCGCCTCAAGGCTCACCGCCTGGCGGAAGGTGACGCTGCCGGCCCTCGGACCGGCTGTTGCCGCAGCGTCCCTCATGGTCTTCCTCTTCACCTTTACGTCGTTCGGCATCGTGCAAATTCTTGGTGGCCCTGCCTTCTCGACTCTTGAGGTCGAGATCTACCGCCAGACGGCGCAGCTTCTCGATCTGCCGACCGCCGCCGTACTGACGCTCGTGCAGTTCGTGGCGGTCGGGTCGATCCTGGCGGTGCACGCCTGGACGGTACGGCGCAGAGAAAGCGCTCTGCGCCTCGTCGACGCCGCGCAGACGGCGCGCAGACCGCGCGGCGTCGGGCAGTGGGCCCTCCTGAGTACCGTGCTGGCCACCATCGCCGTCCTGCTTGTGTTGCCCCTGGCTGTACTGGTTCGTCGTTCGCTGGACGGCCCGGACGGCTTTGGATTCGCCTACTTCCGGGCACTGACCTCCGCGGACGGCGGAGCGTTCCTGGTGGCACCGATCGAATCGATCGGAAACTCGTTGCGGTACGCGGCCGCCGCCACCGCCATCGCCCTTGTGATCGGGGCCCTTGCGGCGGCGGCCCTCAGCAGACCGGGCGGACACAGCCGCAGCCGTCCGTCCGCCGTGGACCGCTTGGTGCGGGGCTTCGACGCTCTGCTCATGCTGCCCCTCGGCGTCTCCGCCGTCACCGTCGGCTTCGGATTCCTCATCTCGCTGGATCATCCACCCCTGGACCTGCGCGCCTCGTGGATCCTCGTACCACTGGCCCAGGCGTTGGTCGGAGTCCCCTTCGTCGTACGGACCATGCTGCCCGTACTGCGCGCCGTCGACGGCCGGCTACGTGAGGCGGCGGCCGTACTGGGAGCTTCCCCGCTACGGGCGTGGCGTGAAGTCGACCTGCCCATGGTGCGGCGGTCGCTGTTGGTCGCTGCGGGTTTTGCCTTCGCGGTGTCGCTCGGTGAGTTCGGTGCGACCGTCTTCATCGCCCGGCCCGACAATCCGACCTTGCCGGTAGCTGTTTCGCGACTCCTGGGCAGAGCCGGCGACCTCAACTACGGGCAGGCCATGGCACTGTCCACCGTCCTCATGGTGGTGTGTGCCGCCTCTCTGCTGCTGCTCGAACGTGCCCGCCCGCGGACTGACGGAGTGTCCGGGGCAGTTGACCGGGCGGGGGAGTTCTGATGCGGACATCGATGGGGCGGATCACGTGAAAGGTTCCTCGGGGTCGCGCCGTACGGCGCCGGGACCGGACACGACAGATGCCTCGGCCACCGCCGCGGACGACGCCCTTTCCGATCGAGGCGTCGATGTCGATACAGAGGCCATGGCGCCGTACGGCGCAGGAGAGGGAGGAGACACGGTGCCGGACGGCCCCGCCGAAACAAGCGATGCCGGACGCGATCACTACCCGGCCGACGCCGATCCTGGCGCGCCGTGCGGCGCGCCGGGGGACTCCGACGCAACCACAGCCGCTCGGCCCCTGAACGGACGGGTCGAGGACGCTGCGCTGCGTCTGGAGGACGCGACGGTGAGCTTCGGTACGAGAGCCGCTCTGAACAGCGTGGACATGGCGGTGGCCGAGCACGAGATCGTCTGTGTACTCGGGCCGAGTGGCAGTGGCAAATCGACTCTTCTCCGAGTCGTCGCCGGTCTACAGCCCCTGGACACGGGGCGTGTGCTGCTCGCCGGCCATGATCAGGGCGGTGTGCCGGCTCACAAGCGTGGCATCGGCCTGATGTTCCAGGACCATCAACTCTTCCCGCAGCGTGACGTCGGAGGCAACGTCGCCTTCGGGCTGCGAATGCATGGAATGCGGCGCGCCGAACGCGAGGCCAGAGTCAGGGAACTGCTCCGCCTCGTCGGCCTACCCGGCGCCGAACGGCGCGCCGTCGCGACCCTGTCCGGTGGCGAGCAGCAGAGAGTCGCGCTGGCTCGTGCCCTCGCCCCCCGCCCCCGGCTCCTGATGCTGGATGAGCCTCTCGGGCAACTCGACCGAAGCCTGCGTGACCGACTGGTTGTGGAACTCCGTGACCTCTTCGAGGAACTGGGCACGACCGTGCTCGCCGTTACCCATGACCAGGGAGAGGCGTTCGCACTGGCGGACCGGGTCGTCGTGATGAGAGAGGGGCACGTCGCGCAGTCGGGGACGCCTTTGGAGGTCTGGCGCCGTCCTGTGGACGAGTTCGTCGCGCGCTTTCTCGGCTTCGACAATGTGGTCGAGGCCGAGGTAAGTGGGGAAACCGCCGTCACTGTGTGGGGCAAGATCCCGGTTCCGCCCAACTCGGCCCAGGGAGCGCGGAAGCTGCTCGTGAGGCCAGCGGGGGTACGACTGGTCGGCGCGGACGAGGGGGTGGTCGCCTGCACTGTGGCGTCGCGTACGTTCCGGGGCTCGCACGTCGCGCTACGGCTGCAACCCGCGGGGGGCCCGTCCTTGGAGGCCGCCTGCGCTCTGAAGGATGCTCCCGAGCCGGGCACCGGGGTAGGGGTCTTGTTCAGTCCGGACGACGTGGTGGTGCTGGACTGACGGAAGTTCCGGACCTGGTAACGGAAGTTCCGGACCTGGTAGGGGATTGGCCCGTTGCCTAGGCTGGCGGCATGACGAGACTGGCGCACGAAACCTACTGTCGCCAAGTGAGGCAGCAGCTCGATCAGTTCAGATCTCTGCTTGCCGGCGCCGACCTGTCGATGACGGTGCCGAGCTGCCCGGATTGGAACCTCGACCAGCTCGCCCGCCATGTGGGCGGCGCGGTTCGGTGGGCGGAATTCCAGACGCGTACCCGGGCCAAGGAGGAGGTCCCCCTGGACGAGGTACCGGAGCACCATGGTCCAGGCAATGGGGACCCCGCCGGCTTGGACGCGTGGCTCGCCGAAACCGCTGAAATGGCCTTCGCGACCTTCGAGGAGGCGGGGCCCGACACTGCCGTCTGGTCCTGGCTGCCGGAAGCGACCGCGGGCTTCTGGGCGCGCCGTATGGTGCACGAATTGGTGATTCACCGAGCAGACGCGGCCCTGGCCACTGGCACCCTCTTCGAGGTGGAACCGGAAGTAGCCGTAGACACCCTCGACGAATGGCTGGAGATCGGCACCTGGATAGCGGAGAGCGGCGTCGTCGCGCCGGATCGGGACTTGAGCAGCCTCCCCCGCTCCGCTGTGCACCTGCGGGCCACAGATGCCGAACCAGAATTGGACGCGGCGTGGATCGTCGAGTTCGGTGGCGGCGAGGAGTTCCGGTGGCGGCGCGGTCATGAGAAGGCGGCAGTGACCGTCCAGGGGCCGCTCGCTGATGTCCTCCTCGCCTTCTACCGGAGGATTCCACCAGCGAAAGGGCAGCGCGGCCTACTGCACGTACTTGGCGAGCGCGAGGTAC from Streptomyces tsukubensis encodes:
- the frr gene encoding ribosome recycling factor; the protein is MIEETLLEAEEKMEKAVVVAKEDLAAIRTGRAHPAMFNKIAADYYGAMTPINQLASFSVPEPRMAVVTPFDKSALRNIEQAIRDSDLGVNPSNDGNIIRVVFPELTEERRREFIKVAKTKGEDAKISIRAIRRKAKETIDKLIKDGEVGEDEGRRAEKELDDTTAKYVAQVDELLKHKESELLEV
- a CDS encoding maleylpyruvate isomerase family mycothiol-dependent enzyme yields the protein MRQQLDQFRSLLAGADLSMTVPSCPDWNLDQLARHVGGAVRWAEFQTRTRAKEEVPLDEVPEHHGPGNGDPAGLDAWLAETAEMAFATFEEAGPDTAVWSWLPEATAGFWARRMVHELVIHRADAALATGTLFEVEPEVAVDTLDEWLEIGTWIAESGVVAPDRDLSSLPRSAVHLRATDAEPELDAAWIVEFGGGEEFRWRRGHEKAAVTVQGPLADVLLAFYRRIPPAKGQRGLLHVLGEREVLDQYLARTSFG
- a CDS encoding ABC transporter ATP-binding protein, producing MNGRVEDAALRLEDATVSFGTRAALNSVDMAVAEHEIVCVLGPSGSGKSTLLRVVAGLQPLDTGRVLLAGHDQGGVPAHKRGIGLMFQDHQLFPQRDVGGNVAFGLRMHGMRRAEREARVRELLRLVGLPGAERRAVATLSGGEQQRVALARALAPRPRLLMLDEPLGQLDRSLRDRLVVELRDLFEELGTTVLAVTHDQGEAFALADRVVVMREGHVAQSGTPLEVWRRPVDEFVARFLGFDNVVEAEVSGETAVTVWGKIPVPPNSAQGARKLLVRPAGVRLVGADEGVVACTVASRTFRGSHVALRLQPAGGPSLEAACALKDAPEPGTGVGVLFSPDDVVVLD
- a CDS encoding thiamine ABC transporter substrate-binding protein; translation: MGTNNQITATALITGIGLIGLVACGTDSGTGENSDGGSKKTVTLVTHDSFAASKSVLNSFEKQTGYKVRVLKNGDAGQAVNQAVLSKGNPQGDVFFGVDNTLLSRALDNGIFAPYRAKGLSDVRDDVQLDKGKNRVTPVDTGDICVNYDKKYFADKKLAPPASLADLAKPQYKNLLVTENAATSSPGLGFLLASTAQYGDSGWQGYWRKLKDNGVKVVDGWEQAYNEEFSGSAGGKKAGGDRPLVVSYASSPPVEVLYADPKPKQAPTGVASGTCFRQIEFAGLLDGAANEKGGKALIDFLVGKEFQQDMPLKMFVNPVTEGVQVPELYRKYDGTAKNPKTVPPKKIADNREAWVKSWTSLVVK
- a CDS encoding phosphatidate cytidylyltransferase, coding for MNDSSWGALPDAGYGGPRLTPEQGPVQGVASAGPTYDAHDVQQTRPMPIVPDVPANSGDQDDDRGTARLSGPLFRDETPQEPMASAPEPVPEPQPTPQKKSAGRDLGAAIGVGLGLGAVVIASLFVVKAVFLGVIAVAVVVGLWELTSRLQERKGIKAPLVPLAVGGAAMVVAGYARGPEGAWVAMALTALAVLVWRMTERPEGYLKDVTAGVFAAFYVPFLATFVALMLTAPDGSRRVLTFLILTVVSDTGAYAVGWRFGKHKLAPRISPGKTREGLLGAATFAMVAGALCMQFMIDDGKWWQGLLLGLAVAATATLGDLGESMIKRDLGIKDMGTLLPGHGGIMDRLDSLLPTAPVAWLLMVIFVGSA
- the rlmN gene encoding 23S rRNA (adenine(2503)-C(2))-methyltransferase RlmN yields the protein MPEPGELTFVAPRGAKKPPRHLADLTPAERKEAVAATGEKPFRAKQLSQHYFARYSHQPEQWTDIPAAAREKLQEALLPDLMSVVRHISCDDDTTRKTLWKLFDGTLVESVLMRYPDRVTMCISSQAGCGMNCPFCATGQAGLDRNLSTAEIVHQIVDGMRALRDGEIPGGPARLSNIVFMGMGEPLANYNRVTGAIRRLTDPEPDGVGLSQRGITVSTVGLVPAMLRLADEGFKCRLAVSLHAPDDELRDTLVPVNTRWRVREVLDAAWEYVEKSGRRLSIEYALIRDINDQAWRGDRLGRLLKNKRVHVNLIPLNPTPGSKWTASRPEDERAFVDAIAAHGVPVTVRDTRGQEIDGACGQLAAAER
- a CDS encoding ABC transporter permease, producing the protein MVVPLVFFAMFFAYPVAAIVGRGLRPGAGWQFGRIRDVLGQPDILDVLWFTTWQALASTALTLLVALPGAYVFARFDFPGKQVLRALVTVPFVLPTVVVGTAFLSLLGRGGLLDELWGVRLDTTVWAILLAHVFFNYAVVVRTVGGLWSQLDPRQEEAARMLGASRLTAWRKVTLPALGPAVAAASLMVFLFTFTSFGIVQILGGPAFSTLEVEIYRQTAQLLDLPTAAVLTLVQFVAVGSILAVHAWTVRRRESALRLVDAAQTARRPRGVGQWALLSTVLATIAVLLVLPLAVLVRRSLDGPDGFGFAYFRALTSADGGAFLVAPIESIGNSLRYAAAATAIALVIGALAAAALSRPGGHSRSRPSAVDRLVRGFDALLMLPLGVSAVTVGFGFLISLDHPPLDLRASWILVPLAQALVGVPFVVRTMLPVLRAVDGRLREAAAVLGASPLRAWREVDLPMVRRSLLVAAGFAFAVSLGEFGATVFIARPDNPTLPVAVSRLLGRAGDLNYGQAMALSTVLMVVCAASLLLLERARPRTDGVSGAVDRAGEF